The following proteins come from a genomic window of Streptomyces sp. Sge12:
- a CDS encoding histidinol-phosphate transaminase, producing MTAAGIGIDDLPIRDELRGKTPYGAPQLDVPVQLNTNENPYELPDALVARIAERVAEAARTLNRYPDRDAVELRTQLAAYLTRTGKHPVARENVWAANGSNEVIQQLLQTFGGPGRTALGFEPSYSMHALISRGTGTGWISGPRREDFTIDVEAAEQAITENAPDVVFITSPNNPTGTAVEAETVLALYEAAQAAKPSLVIVDEAYVEFSHRDSLLPLIEGRPNLVVSRTMSKAFGAAGLRLGYLAAHPAVVDAVQLVRLPYHLSAVTQATALAALEHTDTLLGYVEQLKAERDRLVVELRAIGFEVTDSDANFIQFGKFEDSHTAWQKILDQGVLVRDNGVPGWLRVTAGTPAENDAFLEAVRALKKEQHA from the coding sequence ATGACCGCCGCCGGCATCGGCATCGACGACCTGCCCATCCGGGACGAGCTGCGCGGCAAGACCCCGTACGGCGCCCCGCAGCTCGACGTACCCGTCCAGCTGAACACCAACGAGAACCCCTACGAGCTGCCCGACGCGCTCGTCGCCCGCATCGCCGAGCGCGTCGCCGAGGCGGCCCGCACCCTCAACCGCTACCCCGACCGGGACGCCGTCGAGCTGCGCACCCAGCTGGCCGCCTACCTCACCCGCACCGGCAAGCACCCGGTCGCGCGGGAGAACGTATGGGCCGCCAACGGCTCCAACGAGGTCATCCAGCAGCTGCTGCAGACCTTCGGCGGGCCCGGCCGCACCGCGCTCGGCTTCGAGCCCTCCTACTCGATGCACGCGCTGATCTCCCGCGGCACCGGCACCGGGTGGATCTCCGGACCGCGCCGCGAGGACTTCACCATCGACGTGGAGGCGGCCGAGCAGGCGATCACCGAGAACGCCCCCGACGTCGTCTTCATCACCTCGCCCAACAACCCCACGGGCACCGCGGTAGAGGCCGAGACGGTCCTCGCCCTCTACGAGGCCGCCCAGGCCGCCAAGCCCTCCCTGGTGATCGTCGACGAGGCGTACGTGGAGTTCAGCCACCGCGACTCGCTGCTGCCCCTCATCGAGGGCCGCCCGAACCTGGTGGTCTCCCGGACCATGTCCAAGGCCTTCGGCGCGGCCGGCCTGCGCCTGGGCTACCTGGCCGCCCACCCCGCCGTCGTCGACGCCGTCCAGCTGGTGCGCCTGCCGTACCACCTGTCGGCCGTCACGCAGGCCACCGCACTGGCCGCCCTGGAGCACACCGACACCCTGCTCGGCTACGTCGAGCAGCTCAAGGCCGAGCGCGACCGCCTGGTCGTGGAACTGCGGGCCATCGGCTTCGAGGTCACCGATTCCGACGCGAACTTCATCCAGTTCGGGAAGTTCGAGGACTCGCACACCGCCTGGCAGAAGATCCTCGACCAGGGCGTCCTGGTCCGGGACAACGGCGTACCGGGATGGCTGCGGGTCACCGCAGGCACCCCGGCGGAGAACGACGCGTTCCTGGAAGCGGTTCGCGCACTGAAGAAGGAGCAGCACGCATGA
- the trpC gene encoding indole-3-glycerol phosphate synthase TrpC has protein sequence MSVLDEIIEGVREDLAERQARVSLDELKERAAKAPQAKDGVAALRGDSVKVICEVKRSSPSKGALAAIADPAGLAADYEAGGAAVISVLTEQRRFGGSLADLEAVRARVDIPILRKDFIVTAYQLWEARAYGADLALLIVAALEQEALVSLIERAESIGLTPLVEVHDEEEVERAVAAGAKIIGVNARNLKDLKVDRSTFERVVPEIPDHIVKIAESGIRGPHDLIAYANEGADAVLVGESLVTGRDPKAAVADLVAAGAHPALRHGRS, from the coding sequence GTGAGTGTGCTCGACGAGATCATCGAAGGGGTCCGCGAAGACCTTGCCGAACGGCAGGCCCGCGTGAGCCTCGACGAGCTCAAGGAGCGTGCCGCCAAGGCGCCCCAGGCCAAGGACGGCGTCGCTGCACTGCGCGGCGACAGCGTCAAGGTGATCTGCGAGGTCAAGCGCTCCAGCCCCTCCAAGGGCGCGCTGGCCGCCATCGCCGATCCGGCCGGGCTCGCCGCCGACTACGAGGCGGGCGGTGCGGCGGTCATCTCCGTCCTCACCGAGCAGCGCCGATTCGGCGGCTCGCTGGCCGACCTGGAGGCCGTCCGCGCCCGCGTGGACATCCCGATCCTGCGCAAGGACTTCATCGTCACGGCGTACCAGCTCTGGGAGGCCCGCGCCTACGGCGCCGACCTCGCCCTGCTGATCGTCGCGGCCCTGGAGCAGGAGGCCCTCGTCTCCCTCATCGAGCGGGCCGAGTCCATCGGTCTCACCCCGCTCGTGGAGGTCCACGACGAGGAGGAAGTGGAGCGCGCGGTCGCCGCCGGTGCCAAGATCATCGGCGTCAACGCCCGCAACCTCAAGGACCTCAAGGTCGACCGCTCCACCTTCGAGCGCGTCGTCCCCGAGATCCCGGACCACATCGTCAAGATCGCCGAGTCCGGCATCCGCGGCCCGCACGACCTGATCGCCTACGCCAACGAGGGCGCCGACGCCGTCCTCGTCGGGGAGTCCCTGGTGACCGGACGCGACCCGAAGGCGGCCGTGGCCGACCTCGTCGCCGCCGGCGCCCACCCCGCCCTGCGCCACGGGCGGAGCTGA
- the hisB gene encoding imidazoleglycerol-phosphate dehydratase HisB — MSRIGRVERTTKETSVVVEINLDGTGKVDVSTGVGFYDHMLDQLGRHGLFDLTVKTEGDLHIDSHHTIEDSALALGAAFRQALGDKVGIYRFGNCTVPLDESLAQVTVDLSGRPYLVHTEPENMAPMIGTYDTTMTRHIFESFVAQAQIALHIHVPYGRNAHHIVECQFKALARALRYAAEFDPRAAGILPSTKGAL, encoded by the coding sequence ATGAGCCGCATCGGACGGGTCGAACGGACCACCAAGGAGACCTCCGTCGTCGTCGAGATAAACCTCGACGGCACGGGCAAGGTCGACGTCTCGACGGGCGTGGGCTTCTACGACCACATGCTCGACCAGCTCGGCCGCCACGGCCTCTTCGACCTCACCGTCAAGACCGAGGGCGACCTGCACATCGACAGCCACCACACCATCGAGGACAGCGCGCTCGCGCTCGGCGCCGCCTTCCGGCAGGCCCTCGGCGACAAGGTCGGCATCTACCGCTTCGGCAACTGCACCGTGCCGCTCGACGAGTCCCTCGCCCAGGTGACCGTCGACCTGTCCGGCCGCCCCTACCTCGTGCACACCGAGCCCGAGAACATGGCGCCGATGATCGGCACGTACGACACGACGATGACCCGGCACATCTTCGAGTCCTTCGTCGCGCAGGCCCAGATCGCCCTGCACATCCACGTCCCGTACGGCCGCAACGCCCACCACATCGTGGAGTGCCAGTTCAAGGCCCTCGCCCGGGCCCTGCGCTACGCCGCCGAGTTCGACCCGCGCGCGGCCGGCATCCTGCCCTCCACGAAGGGCGCCCTCTAG
- a CDS encoding TIGR03085 family metal-binding protein — translation MSTHAKRERLLLADLLEGAGPEAPTLCAGWTCRDLAAHVVVRERRPDAAGGLLLNVLKARLDKAMEEYTAKPYEELIQLIRTGPPRMSLYALKQIDEAANAVEFYVHAEDVRRAQPDWTPRELDPVFSDALWSRLEKLARLTGRRSPVGLVLRRPDGRTVVAHKGAPVVTVTGEPGELTLFCFGRQAAASVTLDGEKEAVAKLTVAALGL, via the coding sequence ATGTCTACCCATGCGAAGCGTGAACGCCTGCTGCTGGCGGACCTGTTGGAGGGGGCGGGCCCGGAGGCCCCCACGCTGTGCGCCGGCTGGACCTGTCGGGACCTGGCCGCGCACGTGGTGGTGCGGGAGCGGCGGCCCGACGCGGCGGGCGGACTGCTGCTGAACGTGCTGAAGGCCCGCCTGGACAAGGCGATGGAGGAGTACACGGCCAAGCCGTACGAGGAACTGATCCAGTTGATCAGGACCGGCCCGCCGAGGATGTCGCTGTACGCGCTGAAGCAGATCGACGAGGCGGCGAACGCGGTGGAGTTCTACGTGCACGCGGAGGACGTCCGGCGCGCCCAGCCGGACTGGACCCCGCGGGAACTGGACCCGGTCTTCTCGGACGCGCTGTGGTCCCGGCTGGAGAAGCTGGCCCGCCTGACGGGCCGCCGCTCGCCGGTGGGCCTGGTCCTGAGGCGCCCGGACGGGCGGACCGTGGTGGCCCACAAGGGCGCGCCGGTGGTCACGGTGACGGGGGAACCGGGTGAGCTGACGCTGTTCTGCTTCGGCCGCCAGGCGGCGGCGTCGGTGACGCTGGACGGCGAGAAGGAGGCCGTCGCCAAACTGACGGTGGCAGCGCTGGGCCTCTGA
- the hisF gene encoding imidazole glycerol phosphate synthase subunit HisF, translating into MTLAVRVIPCLDVDNGRVVKGVNFQNLRDAGDPVEMAKLYDAEGADELTFLDITASSGNRETTYDVVRRTAEQVFIPLTVGGGVRTADDVDKLLRAGADKVGVNTAAIARPELIQEIAERFGRQVLVLSVDARRTPAGTFEVTTHGGRRGTGMDAVEWAHRAAELGAGEILLNSMDADGTKDGYDTEMIAAVRRHVTVPVIASGGAGRLADFAPAIEAGADAVLAASVFHFGDLRISEVKSALREAGHPIR; encoded by the coding sequence ATGACCCTCGCCGTACGCGTGATCCCCTGCCTGGACGTGGACAACGGCCGGGTCGTCAAGGGCGTCAACTTCCAGAACCTGCGCGACGCGGGCGACCCCGTGGAGATGGCCAAGCTGTACGACGCCGAAGGCGCCGACGAGCTGACCTTCCTCGACATCACGGCGTCCTCCGGGAACCGCGAGACCACGTACGACGTGGTGCGCCGCACCGCCGAGCAGGTCTTCATCCCGCTCACGGTGGGCGGCGGCGTCCGCACGGCCGACGACGTGGACAAGCTCCTGCGGGCGGGAGCGGACAAGGTGGGCGTGAACACGGCCGCCATTGCCCGCCCCGAGCTGATCCAGGAGATCGCGGAGCGCTTCGGCCGGCAGGTCCTCGTCCTGTCCGTGGACGCACGCCGCACCCCTGCCGGGACCTTCGAGGTCACCACGCACGGCGGACGCCGGGGCACCGGCATGGACGCGGTGGAGTGGGCACACCGGGCGGCCGAACTGGGCGCCGGGGAGATCCTGTTGAACTCCATGGACGCGGACGGGACGAAGGACGGCTACGACACGGAGATGATCGCGGCGGTACGCAGGCACGTCACGGTCCCGGTGATCGCCTCGGGCGGCGCGGGACGGCTGGCGGACTTCGCGCCGGCGATCGAGGCGGGCGCGGATGCCGTGCTCGCGGCGTCGGTCTTCCACTTCGGAGACCTGCGCATCTCCGAGGTCAAATCCGCCCTCCGCGAAGCGGGCCACCCCATCCGCTGA
- a CDS encoding anthranilate synthase component I: MDLDTFRKLAADRRVIPVSRKLLADGDTPVGLYRKLAAERPGTFLLESAENGRSWSRYSFIGVRSDATLTSRDGRAHWIGSPPVGVPTDGDPLDALRATVEALHTPRDLAGAMPPFTGGMVGYLGYDIVRRLERIGEHTSDDLELPELTMLLTSDLAVLDHWDGTVQLIANAINHNDLDSGVDEAYADAVARLDAMEADLARPAPYAPAALPASELPEFSALWGGEKYQAAVEDIKERIRAGEAFQVVPSQRFETPCHASALDVYRVLRATNPSPYMYLFRFENGFDVVGSSPEALVKVEDGRAMVHPIAGTRHRGATPQEDNDLADELMADPKERAEHLMLVDLGRNDLGRVCEPGSVEVVDFMSIERYSHVMHIVSTVTGRVAEGKTAFDVLTACFPAGTLSGAPKPRAMQIIEELEPSRRGLYGGCVGYLDFAGDSDTAIAIRTALLRDGTAYVQAGAGVVADSVPELEDKECRNKAAAVLRAVGAANRLHSS; encoded by the coding sequence ATGGATCTCGATACGTTCCGCAAGCTCGCGGCCGACCGCCGCGTCATCCCCGTGAGCCGCAAGCTGCTGGCCGACGGGGACACCCCCGTCGGGCTCTACCGCAAGCTGGCTGCCGAACGCCCCGGCACCTTCCTCCTGGAGTCCGCCGAGAACGGCCGCTCCTGGTCCCGGTACTCCTTCATCGGGGTCCGCAGTGACGCCACCCTGACCTCCCGGGACGGCCGGGCGCACTGGATCGGCTCCCCGCCCGTCGGCGTTCCCACCGACGGCGACCCGCTGGACGCCCTGCGCGCCACCGTCGAGGCCCTGCACACCCCCCGCGATCTCGCGGGCGCCATGCCCCCCTTCACCGGCGGCATGGTCGGCTACCTCGGCTACGACATCGTGCGCCGCCTGGAGCGCATCGGCGAGCACACCAGCGACGACTTGGAGCTGCCCGAGCTGACGATGCTGCTCACCTCCGACCTCGCGGTGCTGGACCACTGGGACGGCACCGTCCAGCTCATCGCCAATGCCATCAACCACAACGACCTCGACTCCGGGGTCGACGAGGCGTACGCCGACGCCGTGGCCCGCCTCGACGCGATGGAGGCCGACCTGGCACGGCCCGCCCCCTACGCCCCGGCCGCGCTCCCCGCCTCCGAGCTGCCCGAGTTCTCCGCCCTGTGGGGCGGCGAGAAGTACCAGGCGGCCGTCGAGGACATCAAGGAGCGCATCCGGGCCGGCGAGGCCTTCCAGGTGGTGCCCTCGCAGCGGTTCGAGACCCCCTGCCACGCCTCCGCGCTGGACGTCTACCGGGTGCTGCGGGCCACCAACCCGTCCCCGTACATGTACCTCTTCCGCTTCGAGAACGGCTTCGACGTGGTCGGCTCCAGCCCCGAGGCGCTGGTCAAGGTCGAGGACGGGCGGGCCATGGTCCACCCCATCGCCGGCACCCGCCACCGGGGCGCGACCCCGCAGGAGGACAACGACCTCGCCGATGAGCTGATGGCCGACCCGAAGGAGCGCGCCGAGCACCTGATGCTCGTCGACCTGGGCCGCAACGACCTCGGCCGGGTCTGCGAGCCGGGATCGGTCGAGGTCGTCGACTTCATGTCGATCGAGCGCTACTCCCACGTCATGCACATCGTGTCCACCGTGACGGGCCGCGTGGCCGAGGGGAAGACCGCCTTCGACGTGCTGACCGCCTGTTTCCCGGCGGGCACCCTCTCCGGTGCGCCCAAGCCCCGCGCCATGCAGATCATCGAGGAGCTGGAGCCCTCCCGCCGCGGCCTGTACGGCGGCTGCGTGGGCTACCTGGACTTCGCGGGCGACTCCGACACCGCCATCGCCATCCGTACCGCGCTGCTGCGCGACGGCACGGCGTACGTGCAGGCCGGAGCCGGTGTCGTCGCCGACTCGGTGCCCGAGTTGGAGGACAAGGAGTGCCGCAACAAGGCGGCCGCCGTGCTGCGCGCGGTGGGAGCGGCGAACCGCCTCCACAGCTCCTGA
- the priA gene encoding bifunctional 1-(5-phosphoribosyl)-5-((5-phosphoribosylamino)methylideneamino)imidazole-4-carboxamide isomerase/phosphoribosylanthranilate isomerase PriA translates to MTAPTLELLPAVDVRDGQAVRLVHGVSGSETSYGSPLEAALAWQRSGAEWLHLVDLDAAFGTGDNRALVAEITGAMDIKVELSGGIRDDASLAAALATGCTRVNLGTAALETPEWAARAIAEHGDRIAVGLDVRGTTLKGRGWTSEGGDLYETLARLDSEGCARYVVTDIGKDGTLTGPNLELLKNVCAATDRPVVASGGISSLDDLRALSELVPLGVEGAIVGKALYAKAFTLEEALKVVSA, encoded by the coding sequence ATGACCGCACCCACGCTCGAACTCCTGCCCGCGGTCGACGTCCGCGACGGACAGGCCGTGCGCCTCGTGCACGGGGTGTCCGGCAGCGAGACCTCCTACGGCTCCCCGCTGGAGGCGGCCCTCGCCTGGCAGCGCTCCGGCGCCGAATGGCTGCACCTGGTCGACCTGGACGCCGCCTTCGGCACCGGCGACAACCGCGCCCTCGTCGCCGAGATCACCGGCGCCATGGACATCAAGGTCGAGCTCTCCGGCGGCATCCGCGACGACGCCTCGCTCGCCGCGGCCCTCGCCACCGGCTGCACCCGCGTCAACCTCGGCACCGCCGCCCTGGAGACCCCCGAGTGGGCCGCCCGGGCCATCGCCGAGCACGGCGACCGGATCGCGGTCGGCCTCGACGTCCGCGGCACCACCCTCAAGGGCCGCGGCTGGACCAGCGAGGGCGGCGACCTCTACGAGACCCTCGCCCGGCTGGACTCCGAGGGCTGCGCCCGGTACGTCGTCACCGACATCGGCAAGGACGGCACGCTGACCGGCCCCAACCTGGAGCTCCTGAAGAACGTCTGCGCCGCCACCGACCGGCCCGTCGTCGCCTCCGGCGGCATCTCCTCGCTCGACGACCTGCGGGCCCTGTCCGAACTGGTCCCGCTCGGGGTCGAGGGCGCGATCGTCGGCAAGGCCCTGTACGCCAAGGCCTTCACCCTGGAAGAAGCCCTGAAGGTGGTCTCCGCATGA
- a CDS encoding TIGR02234 family membrane protein gives MGYVSAVPPPRTDADAEPEAPDSRGGRRSVAVALLLGALGATVVLLASGRTWARGTAAIGSDSLQLAADGRAVTGLPAALAIVGLAALVAVFAVRGRSRLIVSGLLALSGLGAVLSALFGADGRRALDAQAARTTADSAAHVAGLTQTTWPYVTAAGAALILAAGLLALRFGRSWPSMGGRYERDGSPRTRTVAAVDPDRPEDLWKALDRGEDPTTDPGADWAH, from the coding sequence GTGGGGTACGTGAGTGCCGTACCCCCACCCCGAACCGACGCCGACGCCGAGCCCGAGGCGCCCGACAGCCGCGGCGGCCGCCGCAGTGTGGCCGTCGCCCTGCTGCTCGGCGCGCTCGGCGCGACCGTCGTCCTGCTCGCCTCCGGCCGGACCTGGGCCCGGGGCACCGCCGCCATCGGCAGCGACTCGCTCCAGCTGGCCGCCGACGGGCGGGCCGTCACCGGCCTGCCCGCCGCGCTGGCCATCGTGGGCCTCGCCGCGCTGGTCGCCGTCTTCGCCGTACGCGGCAGGAGCCGGCTGATCGTGTCGGGGCTGCTGGCGCTGAGCGGCCTCGGCGCGGTCCTGTCCGCCCTGTTCGGCGCCGACGGCCGCCGGGCCCTGGACGCGCAGGCCGCCCGTACGACCGCCGACAGCGCGGCGCACGTGGCCGGACTGACCCAGACGACCTGGCCCTACGTCACGGCGGCCGGCGCGGCGCTGATCCTGGCCGCCGGGCTGCTGGCCCTGCGCTTCGGCCGGAGCTGGCCCTCGATGGGGGGCCGCTACGAGCGTGACGGCAGCCCCCGTACGCGGACTGTCGCGGCGGTGGATCCGGACCGGCCGGAAGATCTGTGGAAGGCTCTGGACCGCGGCGAGGACCCGACCACCGACCCGGGCGCCGACTGGGCCCACTGA
- the hisH gene encoding imidazole glycerol phosphate synthase subunit HisH has translation MSAVRPTKNVVVFDYGFGNVRSAERALARVGADVEITRDYDKAMDADGLLVPGVGAFSACMKGLKDARGDWIIGRRLSGGRPVMGICVGMQILFERGIEHGVETEGLDEWPGTVGPLKAPIVPHMGWNTVESPADSQAFKGLDADARFYFVHSYAARDWTLEITNPLIRAPKVTWATHGERFVAAVENRALWATQFHPEKSGDAGAQLLTNWIETL, from the coding sequence ATGAGCGCAGTCCGCCCCACCAAGAACGTCGTCGTCTTCGACTACGGCTTCGGAAACGTACGCTCCGCCGAGCGGGCCCTCGCCCGCGTCGGGGCCGACGTCGAGATCACCCGCGACTACGACAAGGCCATGGACGCCGACGGACTCCTCGTCCCCGGCGTCGGCGCCTTCTCGGCCTGCATGAAGGGCCTCAAGGACGCCCGCGGCGACTGGATCATCGGCCGCCGCCTCTCCGGCGGCCGCCCCGTCATGGGCATCTGCGTCGGCATGCAGATCCTCTTCGAACGCGGCATCGAGCACGGCGTCGAGACCGAGGGCCTGGACGAGTGGCCCGGCACGGTCGGCCCCCTCAAGGCCCCGATCGTCCCCCACATGGGCTGGAACACCGTCGAGTCCCCGGCCGACAGCCAGGCCTTCAAGGGCCTGGACGCCGACGCCCGGTTCTACTTCGTGCACTCCTACGCGGCGCGCGACTGGACCCTCGAAATCACCAACCCGCTGATCCGCGCCCCCAAGGTCACCTGGGCCACCCACGGCGAGCGCTTCGTGGCGGCGGTGGAGAACCGGGCCCTGTGGGCCACGCAGTTCCACCCCGAGAAGTCCGGCGACGCCGGCGCCCAGCTCCTCACCAACTGGATCGAGACCCTGTGA
- a CDS encoding DUF2752 domain-containing protein: MSGENQQVDASRTPDAPLSPAPVPAVPAEPVRPAGQPSRARRLAVPALYLAGVAGAFAYVGAVDPNEPGHYPVCPLFRLTGVLCPGCGGLRSAHAFAHGDLVAAFGANALAVVGYFVFAGFMALWLVRAFRGGPTPRIVLRPRYWWALGALALVFVIVRNLSFGSALAP, translated from the coding sequence ATGAGCGGAGAGAATCAGCAGGTGGACGCCTCTCGCACCCCCGATGCCCCGCTGTCACCGGCCCCCGTGCCGGCGGTCCCCGCGGAGCCCGTGCGCCCGGCCGGGCAGCCGTCGAGGGCCCGGCGGCTCGCCGTTCCGGCGCTCTACCTGGCCGGTGTCGCCGGCGCCTTCGCGTATGTCGGGGCCGTCGACCCCAATGAGCCCGGCCACTACCCGGTGTGCCCGCTGTTCCGGCTGACGGGTGTCCTGTGCCCGGGGTGCGGTGGTCTGCGCAGTGCGCACGCCTTCGCGCACGGGGACCTGGTCGCTGCTTTCGGGGCGAATGCGCTCGCGGTCGTCGGTTACTTCGTCTTCGCGGGTTTCATGGCGCTGTGGCTGGTTCGCGCGTTCCGCGGCGGGCCGACTCCGAGGATCGTGCTGCGTCCGAGGTACTGGTGGGCGCTGGGGGCACTGGCACTGGTTTTCGTCATTGTCCGAAATCTCTCTTTCGGCTCCGCACTGGCGCCCTGA
- a CDS encoding RidA family protein — protein MSNPSNDVRRISSGGAYEDVIGYSRAVALPNGLVLVSGCTAADAGGPYDQTLKAFEVAFKALAEAGLGPENVVRTRMYLTHARDVEEVGRAHKQLFDTVRPAATMLIISGFVDPGMVVEVEVEAYGAVTA, from the coding sequence ATGAGCAACCCCTCCAACGACGTCCGCCGCATCTCCTCCGGCGGCGCCTACGAGGACGTCATCGGCTACTCGCGCGCCGTGGCCCTCCCCAACGGCCTGGTCCTGGTCTCCGGCTGCACCGCCGCCGACGCGGGCGGCCCGTACGACCAGACCCTCAAGGCCTTCGAAGTCGCCTTCAAGGCCCTCGCCGAGGCCGGCCTGGGCCCCGAGAACGTCGTCCGCACCCGGATGTACCTCACGCACGCCCGCGACGTCGAAGAGGTGGGCCGCGCCCACAAGCAGCTCTTCGACACGGTCCGGCCCGCCGCGACCATGCTCATCATCTCCGGCTTCGTCGACCCCGGCATGGTCGTCGAGGTGGAGGTCGAGGCGTACGGGGCGGTGACCGCATGA
- the trpM gene encoding tryptophan biosynthesis modulator TrpM, giving the protein MPTAHAPLARGCRPRGCRAPARRVHGRRVRYVIGSEPGQVNGMRWRRGDAP; this is encoded by the coding sequence GTGCCGACGGCGCACGCGCCCCTGGCGCGCGGCTGCCGCCCCCGCGGCTGCCGCGCCCCGGCCCGGCGCGTGCACGGGCGGCGGGTCCGGTATGTGATCGGCTCCGAGCCCGGCCAGGTCAACGGCATGCGATGGCGCCGCGGAGACGCGCCGTAG
- a CDS encoding HGxxPAAW family protein: MAGTSHGHTPAAWTGVIIAFIGFCISGAFMVIANPLGFWAGLVVVVLGGVVGLGMRAAGMGAPKPAHKDLAEVIAASKVPAKV; encoded by the coding sequence ATGGCGGGCACTAGCCACGGACACACCCCGGCCGCCTGGACCGGTGTCATCATCGCCTTCATCGGTTTCTGCATCTCCGGCGCCTTCATGGTGATCGCGAACCCGCTCGGCTTCTGGGCCGGCCTCGTCGTCGTCGTGCTCGGCGGTGTCGTCGGCCTGGGGATGCGTGCCGCGGGCATGGGCGCGCCGAAGCCCGCGCACAAGGACCTCGCCGAGGTCATCGCCGCTTCCAAGGTTCCCGCCAAGGTCTGA
- the hisI gene encoding phosphoribosyl-AMP cyclohydrolase, whose translation MSTSPRPGNLDPAIAARLKRSADGLVPAIAQQYDTGEVLMLGWMDDEALHRTLTTGRCTYWSRSRQEYWVKGDTSGHFQHVKSVALDCDADTLLVRVDQVGAACHTGARTCFDDDVLLRAAD comes from the coding sequence ATGAGTACGTCCCCCCGCCCCGGCAACCTCGATCCCGCCATCGCCGCGCGCCTCAAGCGCTCCGCGGACGGCCTGGTCCCGGCCATCGCCCAGCAGTACGACACCGGTGAGGTGCTCATGCTCGGCTGGATGGACGACGAGGCCCTGCACCGCACCCTGACCACCGGCCGCTGCACCTATTGGTCCCGCAGCCGCCAGGAGTACTGGGTGAAGGGGGACACTTCCGGCCACTTCCAGCACGTGAAGTCCGTCGCGCTCGACTGCGACGCCGACACTCTGCTCGTCCGGGTGGACCAGGTCGGAGCGGCCTGCCACACCGGGGCACGCACCTGCTTCGACGACGATGTCCTCCTCCGCGCAGCCGACTAG